Below is a genomic region from Balaenoptera ricei isolate mBalRic1 chromosome 3, mBalRic1.hap2, whole genome shotgun sequence.
AAAGTCTTTCTCTGTAGGTAAAGCGGCTGCTTGATCAGACCTGCAACATTGAAATGATGAAGCAGAATTTTAGATAGTTGTGACAATTCAATTGTAGGGCAGGAGCCTAGTGTAAGAGCTGAAGGGAGAGAGGAGCACAGgtaataaatatacagaaaaaagttTCACAGAAGTGTCCACACTTCCTTGGGGATTGGCCAAGGGACCAGGAATTGTAAGCCTATGGTCAATGCTGTTTCACCTCTTTGGAAGAGGAAGCTTGTACTGCCaacccagtgtgtgtgtgtggggggatgttcaacctgggaggaaggagggagtggtTTCCGATCCTGCTCCCAACACTCCACAAAGGGCTCTTAGTGACTGTGTGGCCACTACCACTGTCGCTCCGCACATTGAGCTCAAGCTAAGAGCTGGTTATGGTAGGAAAATGACATTGGAGGTGAGGATTTGGGACAAAAGTGTGTGTGAGGCATTTCTAGCGAACTATTATATTAAAATCTGAATTCACAAACCAGATctatggtggggagggggggatgagATAGTTCATTACTCTCCTAACTCTCAAGTACTTAGGCTACACGTCCATTCCCGTTGTAAAGTCAAGTCCAATTTATAAAAACTCCATTTACCATCAACTTCCCCTGACAACTCCAATCGTCCAGGCTATAGATGCACAGTTCAAAGGCCTCAAGCCTTCCCCTGATACCTTCTCACATCAGCTGCACAGAGATCAAGTCGCACCCCTCCAACTCACCCATCTTGGAGGGAGGGAAACTGAGACAGTGTGGGGAAGGGGTTGCTCAGGGTTTCCATACCAGAGTCCTCCCAACGGGAGGGAATGGCACAGATGCTGCTGGCATACAGGCCTACGCTCTAATCCTAGTTGGCCAAACTGAACTCAGTAGAGTCACCTTCTTGTCTGAGCTTTAATttccgcatctgtaaaatggaataacagTCCCACTTAGCATTGCTTCGAGAATTATGCAGAAACGATGCCAACCTGTTGACAGGTAGCACATGCTCAAGAAGGTTAATGACTAAGAAGGACTCCAATGCTTCTGAGTACATCCTTCACCCTCACTCCCCACCCAGACAAGGGAACCACCAACATACCAACTCTGTGTCCAAATGTTGCTTTATCTTTCGGCAGGAAAGATCTTCacagtatcaaaaagaattgaaaaaacaagtaaaacaaaaacaaaaaaccaaacacaaagaAAGCAGTGTTGGGCCAGCAGTACCATCAGCCCCCAAGCCCAAAGGCCAGCCCAGCCCCTGGGCTCTGAGTGTGGAGGCTGCGTAGCACCAGGAAGCGGTTCTGCGGAGGTCCTGAGGGGCCCCAGCACACACGGCATCTATTCAGCTTTTGGTTGGTCCGGGATGGCAGGGAGGGTCTTGGGCAGGTGGGTGGCGATGTGAAGGAAAAAGGTGTAGACCTTCAGCTGGCGGTCAGGGTCTCAGGACACCCTGAAGAAGCTTGATCTGGCAGGGgctgagaaaacagaagagcATGGCCACATGGTGAGCAATGGCCCCCACCCTAGCCTCCCCATGCTGGCTCTGAGTCTCCACAGGTGCCCATGGAGGCAGGAACAGCTGCCTACTATTTTTGTCCCCTGGGCTGAAAACATTGAACAGACTTTCTCGATCACCTCCAGCAGGGGATGAAGGTTAAGTCACAATCGGGGGGACAGAGCCCCGGCCCCAGTGAACATCATCCTAAATCTCAAGGAATGTGGACAACACTCGAGCCCACAACGCTCTGCTGTAGGCTAGAGTGGAATAAGAGCCCAACCTCTGGCATTGCGCTCCTGTTGACAGTGAAGAGGCCACCTATGCACTCAAACTCCTGCCTCAGGCTCTAGGTACATGGCCTGGGCTGGGTCCCGAGTCTGTGCCAGCACTGCTTTCTTACGCACCTGGGGCTCACAATCACGCTATGAGGAGGGTGGAGGAGGTCAGAGGAGAGCATTCACTGGAGGGGAGCATCCCCTGTCTTGAGAAAGAGATCAGCCAAGAGGGAGTGGGAGAAGATTATGGCTGGATGAGGTTTCCTAGATGACAGGGGCATtgggctgtgggaggaggtgtGACCCGTTTTCTCTCATGAAGGGCAACAGATGAAGATGCCTGGAGTCCTTGTAGCTCCTGGTTCTTGTGGAGGTGGTGAAGAAAGGCAGGAGGGCAACCCAGCCCTAGCAGAAGCTCCTGGGGGCATGGATGTATCAATCTGGCAAAGGATCAGGATGCCCAGGCCCACAGAGCAGAGGGGATGAGGTGAGTCTGAGGACAGTCCTGACTCTGGGGTAGTACAAAGGTGCCACAGGGAGCCCAGCCCTGAAGGCTGCCCCTGGGAAGCTGAGGTCAGTGTCAAGGGTGGGGGGATCCTGACCCAAAAGGGGACTCGGGGACTCAGCCCAGGGTCCAGGAAGTCTGTTTCCCTGGCactggaaagaggaggaagaggacaggTGAGGACATCCTCCTGGGGGGTCCCTGAGCTCGGCCCACTTGCCCCAGCTTCCTGTTGCCTTGAAGGCAGCTGTGTGGTTGCCAGCCAGAACAGGCCTGACCCCAGGGACGCATCTTAGGGTGAACCATGGCACTGCACAGCCATTAAGCCCCAAGTCCAGGACCAAGGCCTGCCAGCCAGCCATCTCTTTTGCCCTTGGTTCCCAGCCCACCACTGCCTTCTCAGTTTTCAGCCTGGAACATCATCTGATATGTCAATATTTCAGACAAAAGGACCCTTGCAGGTGACAGAGAGGAGGCCAGAGCCCAGCTGTGGGCCAGGCTCTTCTTCCAGGAGGCAGTTTCACTACCAATTTCCTCATGGAATCTGTCCTGTTTGGGGAAGAGGGCCCACCTATTCCTCTATGCCTAAATGACCTCCAAGGCCTTGGTCTAGCGTGGCTGCCCTGTCCCTGTTCCCTTGGGGCTGGGTCCTTTTCACATGGCTTCAACTGGGAAGCACCTTGGTAGCCTGCATGAAGAAGCCAGGCCAGGCAAATGAGATTCAACCCTCAGGCTGATAATGTCAGGCGTGGGAGCAGCTCTCTGAGGCCCATGCCCTCCTGGACACTTTGGGAGGCAGCTGGTGAGGGAAGTAGAGGCCTGGCAGTGACACCCCAGGAGATGGCAGGGCTGGAAGGGCCGTTCAGGAACACAAGCAGGAGAGCTCTTAGGAGAAGAGATGTGGCCGGCCGAGCACCTAGACCAACTCTCTGTGCCCCAGAGCATGAAATGGCCTAGCAGGGGCACAAAAGGTGGCACAGCATGGGATGAGGGGGTGCATGCAACACTTGAGGGGGGTCTCTATACCTCACTGAGCTGTGCTGGGAGTGGTTTTCTTGAGGCTGAAGTTGGTCCAGTTCACGGCAACTTTCTGACGCGTTTGCTTTGCAGAATCCAAACAGAACCTGTTAGGTTCGGGAGATGCCAGAGAAGCACAATCAGAggttccctcctctccccactggacCCTCTTCTAGACCTGTGTATCATGGTCACTAAAGAAACCAGGTCAGCTCTGCACAACCCCTCTGGCTCCCAGGTGTTGGGGTCTAGCAGTATGGGGCTTCCTGGATGAGATGCCCACAGGCCCAGGGGACAGTGTGTAAAGAGAGTGACACTGCCTTAGGATACAGCCTCCCTCCTCACCCTGTATTTTACTCTAGCTATACTGAGATGCCTTCTGTTCCTTCAAGGATGATGTGTTTCTTCTGCCCTCAAACTCTTTTCGTTTTACTTGGCCCACTCATTCCTATTCCTCAGGTTTCAGCCTGGTTACCGCCTTTTTTGGGAGGGCTGCCCTGGCCACCCCACCCTTCAGCTTGGCCATTCCTAGGCCCTAGCCCCATGCCCTTACTCCTCGGCCAGCACTTATCACTGGATTGTATGTTTAtggctctctctccccacctagATGGACTGTGTTTGATTTGCCTTTGCCCCCAAAACTCATCCCAGGCAGAGCAGAGGAAGTGCAGGTGAAtaaaactggagaaagcccttgttCTTGGGGCCTGACATGCCTCCTGCTCCCTGTCCCTTGCACCTTCCCAGATGACCTGTCCTGCCAAATCATCCTGGCTACCTGTGTCCCAGCAGATAGGCTGGTGGGAGAGGGCCTGGAGGGGCTGGACAAGCTCTCCCTCCAAGGGCACATGGCTAAGGGTGAGGCCTTTCTGAGAggcttgagtgtgtgtgtgtgtgggggggggggccctggAGTCCACCGTGAGCGGGAGAGCAGGCAGCCTCACACCTACCTCTTGAAATACTCCACCTCCCGGTCAGTCTCATCCATCTCCACCCCATCCATGTCCTTGGGCAGGAACACATCGTCTAGGAAGACACAGCCAGGAGGGCTCAGTGCTCACCACCAGGCGTCTGGGTCATGCTTTTGGGGCAATGCTGCTCACATGTGAGGACTGCCCTCCACCCCATGGCCTGGCTGGGTGGGGGGTCAGCCACTCAGTTCCTGGTGCACTCACCCAAGGAGGAGGCTGACTTCTCCTGCTTGTTGCGGCTCCGGCGGCTGCGGGCCTTGCCCTGTGGCAAGCTCTGTGGCCTTGCTGGGCCTGGGGGCTGCATAGACTCCTGCTCCAGAGGCCGTGCCTTGGCTTCACCTGGCCAGTTTTGCCAGGAGCTGCCCTTCTCCTTGTCAGCTTTGGGGCTGCTAGCCCAGCCTGGTCCTGGTTGGGTTCCCTGGCTCCCTTCTCCAGCCTCGGCACAGCTGTCCACTCTGAGAGGCTCTGGGGCCTTGCTTGGCCGCTTGGGGCTGGGGGTCTGGCCCTTGGCACTGGGAGTCTCAAGGCAGGCTGGGGACTGGGGAGCTGGGCTCACCTTGCTCTTCTTGGCCTGACTACCCTGTCTCTTGCCCTTCCGTGGCTTGCCACCTGAGGCCACAGGCTCAGGCAGCTCCTGCTTGCAACCAGGGACCTCCTTTACACTTAGCTCCTCAGAGCTAGGGTTACCTGGCTTGGGTGTCTTGACCCAGATCACCCGGGACAGGTTGGGCACGGTGTTGAGTCTCCTCACTAGCCCGTTCTCAGGGATGATACCAGGAGGGGGGCCCCTCACCTCTGTCCATGGTGGGTGGAGACTTCGCATTTCTGCCCATGGTGGGGCTGGCTCGCCTGGAGCGTGTAACATATGGTTCTGAGGGGAGCCCAAAGTCAAAGGGGACAGGTCAAGGTTAACGTCAGGCCGTTGCTCTGAGGAGCCATTGAGGTTTGAGGGGGCTAGACTCTGAGGCTCTGGCTCAGCAGCCCCCTCTTTAGTGAAGCCATTGCTGTTCATGCTGAGCTCACACACACTGAAGCTGGCGCGGATGGAGTCCTTGACAGTGTTCTTGATCTCCTGTAGACGGCTGCTCAGAAAGCTGTTGACCCGATCCAGCTCCCGATCGGGCCACTCCAAGAGCCTCTCCCTGGCAGGCCTCAGCTCCCGGCTTCCAGAAACACTACGATTTGCCTGCTTTAGAGCTTCTGCTGCCAACTGGGCCTTCTCCTTTTCCTGCCAATACAAGAGGCAGTTTCCGCAGGGCCTTGGCAGCTGCCAGGCACAATGCGACACCTGACACGTCTGCCTCTGGCCCAGTTTTGCCACTAACTGGCtagaggcagggcctggcaatcCCGGCCTGCTCACCCTGCAGTAATGAGGATGAAATGCAATCAGATAGGTACATGTCCTGGGGATGGAGGCAGTTATACCCACAGAGGGTAGGGTTTTTACATCTTGTTCATCCAGGGCCCCAGTATCAGTTCTAGGGCCTAAAAAGGCTAAGGCAGCTAGGACTCAAAAGGGATAGGATCTGCCTCCTAGGCATAAGCTTAAGCAATTCATTCACTTGCTGAGTCTCAGTggactcatctgcaaaatggggacaataattcTGGAGCGAAGACCAACGTGGGGGTGCATTAAGGAAGATGGCTGCTACAGAGGCATTCTCTCCAATTCTGCAGGtggtaggggaaaaaaagccatgacaTCAGGTAGGTCTTTCAAGAAGGAAGATGTGGGGCTGTGAGACTGCCATGGTATATCAGACTGCTCTGGGTGGCTGGGAATGTGTGTGCCCTCCTGATGCCCCATAAGGGAGGCTATTGGAGAGGGCCAAGTTCCCATAGCAAGGCCACTCGGTGCTTAGTTGGCCTCAGGCAATCAAGGCCATGCCTAAAGCATGCCCAGTGGCATACAAGACACAGCCACATGGGGCCCCCACAGCAAGATGTAAAAGCAGCCCCTTTGCCCAGGTGAGGACCAGGAGGCTGAGGAAGCCTGGACCCTGCCACTCAGCATTGACAGAGTCAGATCTGGAGAATGAAAACAAGTCTGTGGGCTCTGAGTCAGCCCACCCCTCTGCCTAACCTCAAGGCACCAGCAGGTTAAGGAGGCCTTTAGAGGGAGATGGGAGACAGTTGTCAAAAGCCAACAGGAACAAGGTGGTAGTGGTGTGCTAGGGGGCCAGATGATTTCACCATTTCACCTATTTCCAGCTgatttgggaatggagagggAGAAACAGGATGAGTAAAGCGAGAAAAGAGGTCTTGCGACCACCTCAATGTCAACTTAAAGAGGGTGACCCTGTGCCCCAGTGggcatacatttatttattctctcatctttttaaaatactagCTCCACAGCTGACTAGGACCACAACTGTgggaccttggacaaatcacttactCTCCCTGAAGCttaaaatctccatttgtaaattTGGGAGAAAAACTGCCAACCTATATACGTCAGAGGGTCACTATGAGGACACCTGAGTGGGTGTGTGCCCCTTTCCCTGGGCACTAATAAGGCTTTGCCTTGGCAATGTGGTACTCAGGTGAGGAAGAGAAACAGTCTAGAGCAGCTGTGTGCTGTGGAGTTCAATGCTACAGAGCTCTGAGGCCATGGGGATGGACAAAGAACTGGAAGGCCCTTCACTCTGCTCCTCCTCTGCACTAGAacagctttgcttttatttgttaGGAATTGAGGTTCCATGGAAGATTTCAATTGCAGAAAAGAGTTTTGCTCTCTACAAAAGACTGAAAACTACTAGTGTAGAGGGAGTGACGGGGAATCATGTATAATTTGGTagtgagagaaggagaaagcacAGATCCACGCATTTCCTGCTATGTACCATGAGCCTGGTACTTCCCCATGttgtctcacttaatcctcacaactgccCTTGCTGTGTCGTTatcctcaatttacagatgaggaaactcgaCTTTGGAAAGAATAAGGAACTGGCCCAAGATTACATGCTAATTAAGAGGCAGATCACCCAGGGGTGATCTTCAGAAGTTGTGTTTTTCAATATCCTTTGACATTCATTTTTTGACTTGTGACTCTATGAGGCACTGGGAATTCAGCCATGCGTGAGACAGTCTCTGCTCACTGACTTAAATCTGCCAGGGGAGACGGACATGAAAACAGGCTGTTTAATTCTGAGTGCCAGTGACAAGAGGTACAGGGAAAAAAGCACAGAGTGCTCTGGGAACCCAGACTGGGCCATCAggaggtggttgccagagaaggTAGTATCTCCTGAGCACTGAAGGGTGAACAGGATTATCCTGGGAAGTGTGAGACAAGCACTTTCTAgacaaaaggaaatagaaaggCTGGGAAATGGGAACAGGCGAAATATTTAGGGAATGCAAACATTCAGAGGGACAGCTGGAGCACAGATTTCTTCTGGTGGGGGGGAGTGGGCAGGAAGGCCAGAGGGGCAGACTGAGAGATGAAGCTGGAAAGCTAAGCAGGGGCTGGATCCTCAAGAGCCCTGCAGGACATGCTTGAGCCTGGATTTGACCCTAAGGGCAATGTTCAGCCACTGAAGGCTTTTTAAGCAGTGGCAATAGGGTGTGAGCTCCTTGGGAGGTAGCACAGCCAGGACTTTTGGTTAcgggtggggagagagaatgaGATGAGTCACGAAATCAACATCAACAACCACTACTGCTGTTGCAGCAGCTACACTGACGAAGCGTTCACTCTGCCCAACCTTTCTGTGCATCACTCTATTTTATTCTCGCAAAAGCCTTGAATTAGGTTCTACggttattctcattttatggaggaagaaactgaggcttagaagttaagtgatttgcccaaggtcatacagcaagTATGGCAGAGCCAGGTTTCAAACTGGGGTCCAATTCCAAGGCCCGCTGCTCTCCATCACCATGATGTAGTCCTCCCAGGATGGCACCTGGGGTTCTGGTTCAGGCAACTGGGTGGATGGTAGTGCCGTTAACTAGACAGACAACGGAGAAGGAAGAGCGGGCTCTTTGGACAAAGATGACAAGCTCAGTTTGGGATATGCTGAGTTTGGGTACCTGCGGGACATCTGTGAGGAGGtgcccagcagcagcaggagatgtCACCATGAAGCGCAGGGAGGAAATAGGTGGACATAATGACCTGGGAGGCAACACTATCTAGATGGCTGTTTCCCAAGGACCTGTCCTCAAGGGGGAGGGCCAGGCAGAGGAAGAGGCACTCACAAAGGAGACAGGACAGAAGGCAGAGAAAAAGTGAGAAATGTGGAGAATGTGGCCTCCCCAttgccctttccccacccccacttggCTGAGTTGGAGGAGCCAAAGAAAACAGTGTTTGAAAAGGAGAACAAAGTGTGAGATGTTGCCTAGTGGAAAAGAAGATGGAACAAGAGAGAATGATTTGGCAACAAAGAACTCATTGGTGGCTCTGTGGAGCGGTGAGCTGACAATTGCAGAGTAAATGCAGATGACGTCTTTCTGTGATGAGGAAAGAGACTGGGGTGGTGTGAGGTTGTATGCTCAAAGGACAGTCTGCTTTCAAAAAAAGAGAGTACTGGGCACAGTGAACTGCTGACGGGAAACAGCCCAGAGAGGCTGGAGCCACACAGCAGGAAGCTGGTGTTAGACTGAGGAGGCAGGAAGGACTGCACAGGCCTTAGGTAGGAAAAGGGCTAACTCTTCCCTCAGGACAAGAAGGAAGTCTGCAGGTGGGGTGGTAAGACACTGAAAGAGTGCCTGTCCACTTGGCTTTTAATCCTTGTTGAAACAGTAAGGTTATCCTGCCAAAAAttaaggtgggggtggggagagcctgGCAGTTGGAGCAGAATGGAGGTCTGACAAAGGGACTGGGGAGAATGGAAGTGACGAGGAGCCAGAAGACTAGAGAGCAGCAAAGTGGGGGCTCAGGCACACGGGAGACCACTCGGCCTGGGTGCCACAGATAGATTCGATCCAGTGCCTTCCTCAAGGTgtagaaggggagaggcaggttTGGGTCGAACCCAGGACTGTGGTTCTTCTGAGCGGGTGTAAAGGAAGGGCAACGGGGCAAGGAACTAAGGACTGGTaggagagtgaatgaatgatggtCAAGGTAAGAGAAGAAGGACAGGTGACAGTCTTCAGCGGATGAAGAGTGGTGGTGGGAGGTTGTAGATGACACAGCCAGGGGTTGGTTTCAAAGCAGCAAGGGTTAggacatgagagagagagagagtcatggTCCGGAAATTGATGAGGGAGCAGAAAAATACCCAGCTTTACCTGTCTCCCCAGGTGGGTAGTGGGTGGATGGTTCTTGTGGAAGCTGTGTTTTTGGTGGACTGCAGTTAAGtctgggaggtggaggaggggtaCCGGGGAGGAGGTTGATGTATAAACAGATAATGACCATGATCGCTAGTTACAGGACATCAGAACTACCCGCTTCTGTGTTGTATCTTGGCCTCTAGACTGGGCAGGGCAGACAGTAGCTGTGCAGGAAGTTTCTGAACGAGTGAGTAGAGAATGATAAAAGGCAGACTAGAGAGATGTGCGAGGTGCAGCCGTAGCACAGCGTAAGGTGTTACCTGAGGAAGACTGCAAAGAAGGAAACACATGAATTGGGCTTGGGAGGAGGttttcagaaggaaaaggagggggCAGACATGAAGGAGAAAGGATATCCAGGCATAGCGATTTATGAAAAGCACACCAGGCCTGGGAAATGTGAAGTGTGCTTGCAGGGACCTAACTGGGAACCACTGCCTTGGGAGGCCAGGAAAGGCCAAAGAGACCACTGCTGCCCACTGCACACTTCTGGCCAGGCAACGCTGGCTAGGAGACAGAAAATGCTGACCATTTTCTGAAGGCAGTGGTGGGACCCTTTGGTTTACTACTTCAGGCTGCAGGGAAGGGGTCCTGGTTTGTCCTTTGGTTTGGAAAAAGATGGAGAATCACTGCTGCTTTCCAGAGCACCAGGGCTGTTTGACCACCCAGGACCTGGAGCTAGCTAGCTGTCAAACCCATCCTCTTCGGCTGAGCTCCTGAGTGTGGCACTGTGCAGACAAAGCTGAGGGCAGGCAGGCCAAGAGGTAATGAGGTGGCAGGGGATGAGCCATCAAACTCTGGTGCTCGCCTGGCAGCAGGGCTGCCCAGGAATAGCTCCCCTGGTTCTATCCTCAGCCTTCTGGGAGGAGCTCACTCAGCCCTCAGGCTGGGTCATTCCCATGGCTTCAATTACATCCCCATGCCAGCAACTCCCAGCCCCACACCTCCATCTCCACTTGGACGTCTCATGAGAATCTCCGAGTCACCGTGTCCCACCTGAATTTCCAGTCTTCTGCCAATTCCACCCCTGTTCATTAAAGGTATGCCATCCTGACAGTCACCCTAGCAAACACCTGGGAGATAATCCCTGACTCCGTCATCTCCTTGTCCTGCAATCAGATCACCTGCCTCCTCTGAAAAACCCATCTCTCTTGCTCCAGGCCCACTATCAATCATCTCTCCCCTGGTCTTGGTTCTCGAGCCTGGAGTATCACCCCTCCAGGCTACCTTCCATACTGCCACACGGTCATCTTGGGATGCAGATCTGCCAAGTGCATTCTGTGATTAAAGCCCTCCAGcgaccccccccccgcccccacagcTGTAGGATCAAGTCAAAGCCCTTAAGCAGGGCCCACGAGGCCCTTCCCTCACCTCCactctctctcctgcctctcttGGGTTTGAGCTCTGGCTTCACAAAGGTGCTGTGGATGTGCTATTCCCCCTGCCAGGAGGGCCCTCCTGATGAATCTGTACTCACTCCCCACGACTCAGCTCCCAAGGCAGCCTCGTGGTACAGCCATTTCCAGCATGCCCAGGCAGGACGGGGGGCTTCCCTCATCCCAGCACTTGTCACACACTAACGTGCTTGTCCAGTTTTGTGTCAGTCTCTCCACTGGACTGAGTTTCTCCAGAGTGAGAACTTAACTGCATCATAATTTTAGCTCCCAGTATTTGCagaagtgtttgctgaatgaatacctGACTGAGGCAAATCCTGGGCTTTGAGGAATCCAGCAAGCGGCTTCTGACGCTATGACTTGTTTTTCCTCCAATCACTGGCCCCCAGGCTCCCTCACCCTGATGCCTCCCAAACTTATTCAGACCTTCCCAGAGCAGAGAGCCGCCAGCACCATTCATGCCCCAAAAGTCCTGGGGGTTGGGACGAGGGATTCCTCGGGGAGAAGAGGTGGTAGAGCTGGGCTCCCGCCACACCCACCTTCTTTTTCAGTTTGTGCCGGGCCCGCTTGGCGGCCCTGGCGCTGTTGGGGACTTTGGGCTCCGTGCTGTTGATGAATTCCAGCAGCTCATCCACATCTCGGTGGTCCACGGCGGGCTCCCCAGGGATCCCGCCCAGGGCGCCCCCCTTCATGGGCAGCTCCTCTTTCCGCCTGGTCAGCCTTGAGCGGAGCTTCTCTCGGATCTCGGTATAATTCCGACTCGTCGGGGCAgcgggtggctgggggagggggaggtgctgACGTTACACCCTGGGCCTGGGAAGCCCGTAGCACTCCCACCCACTGGCACCAAACATGTGGTGAGAAGCGAGACAACTGTTCTTTCTACCACAGCCACTAAGACCAAATGGCTTCACCCTCAGCCAGGCCCGGAGCCAAGGCAGTGGTGGGTGGAGGGAGTGAGAGGTACGCAGCAGTGTTGGGAGCACACTGACTTGGGAGCCAGGAAAGCAGGTTTGAGCCCAGGCTTTGTCACTCagaagctgtatgaccttgggcaggttcacTGAGTCTTCGTGAGCCTCAAGTttgtcatctctaaaatgaggataacaaccGCTAGCTCAAAGGTGACCAGCAATGTAATTACTTTCATTTCTTCTGTCCTCAACTGCTCTCCCTTAGCCAGCAGCCCTTTCCTCTTCACCTTATGAGACTTCTGAACTGCTTTCTCCCCGTCCAGAGACAGCATGTACTCTGCTCTGAGCCTCCTCCCTGGCACCATCTGTGTTCACTACCTGTCCCTCGGCTGGCTCTCACACTGGGGACTGAGAGCCTTTGCTTCCACTCTGCCTTCATCATGCACGAGCCTTCACTTCTCTGTGATTACACACGTATACACACTCATCAGAATCATAGCTTTCCTCTGCCACCTCCTTTCTTTTTGCctaaggaaaaaaagtgaatctTAAGAGAAACCATGAGAAGAGCAAAGGCAGCAAAATGTTAAGAAATCTCTACCTCACCAATGTGCTGTGAGGATCAAGCGAGTGGACGCTGGTGTGAGGACTCAGGGTCCAAGCGCAATTATTAGCCCCATGAGCAAGGGGGCCTCGGGGAGAGCAGGGTGCTCCTCTGGCTCCCCTTGGCTGGCCACAAGCCCGCTCTGGCCTGGGCAGGGCTCACTCACCGCATTGTGGCCGAAGAACTCACAGTAGCAGCAGTCACAGAACTTCCCATCTCTCTGGTGGGTGGAGGATGAGGTGCAGGAGCTACGCTCTGAGCTGCTGTCCTCTTCCTCGCCCAGCCCCTCGTCTGCCTCgcagggctggggcagctggCAGGTCAGGCCACTATGGGTAAACTTGTGCCCCTTGCACCCAGGGTCCCTGCTGATGGGGGAGAAAGACAGGCCCAAAGGTGaggaagggcagggcaggagcaGGCCACGAGGAGCCCAGGAAGCATCCCCACCATCACCTTCATCTGCCTCATCCCACAAAGGCCAAGGCAGTCAGACTAAATCAGAGCCTCACAAGAACAGGGCAAACACTCTCACTGTCCCTCAGGGCCCAGCTCAATGGCGTTATTCTGGAAAGGTTCCCTGTGCCTCCCCTGCCCATGCCTACCATGTGAGCCTCCTGGACTGTGAGGACGCCAGGTATACTTCTATCCTACTATCATGCTTTATAGCGATGGTCTGTTTACCCACCTGTCTTTCAGACCGGAGTGTGTATTCCTCAAGAATAGGGACTATGCCACTTCTATTTTTGGGTCCCAGTGTGTAGCATAACAACcttgtacacagtaggtgctcagtaaatacgtGTCTGAACAGATTAGTGGACTGATGGCTCCCTGGAACATCCAAAGGAGGTCAATGTCCTTTTACTAAGGTCCTTTTTtccctattttgtttgtttttggccatgccacgcagcttgtgggatcttagttccctgaccagggactgaacctgggaccctggcagtggaagtgccgagtcctaaccactggaccaccagggaattccctctaaggTCCTTATGATTGAGTCTGAATCACTGGACAGAGCTGCCTTAGCCATGGGGCCTTGAAGTTAAGAAAGCAAATGTGCCTTGTGGGCCACAGACTCTAAGAGCTACTACTTGCGCCAGAT
It encodes:
- the FAM193B gene encoding protein FAM193B isoform X5; the encoded protein is MPKLVKNLLGEMPLWVCQSCRKSMEEDERQTGREHAVAISLSHTSCKSQSCGGDSHSSSSSSSSSSSSSSSCHGNSGDWDPSSFLSAHKLSGLWNSPHSSGAVPGSSLGSPPSIPGEVFPISEHHRHSDLTAPPNSPTGHHPQPALLIPSHPGSFGSPPHPHLLPTTPAAPFPAQVSECPIAVAAAPHTPGPCQSPHLPSTSMPLLKMPPPFSGCSHPCSGHCSGHCSGPLLPPPSSQQLTSTHSRDPGCKGHKFTHSGLTCQLPQPCEADEGLGEEEDSSSERSSCTSSSTHQRDGKFCDCCYCEFFGHNAPPAAPTSRNYTEIREKLRSRLTRRKEELPMKGGALGGIPGEPAVDHRDVDELLEFINSTEPKVPNSARAAKRARHKLKKKEKEKAQLAAEALKQANRSVSGSRELRPARERLLEWPDRELDRVNSFLSSRLQEIKNTVKDSIRASFSVCELSMNSNGFTKEGAAEPEPQSLAPSNLNGSSEQRPDVNLDLSPLTLGSPQNHMLHAPGEPAPPWAEMRSLHPPWTEVRGPPPGIIPENGLVRRLNTVPNLSRVIWVKTPKPGNPSSEELSVKEVPGCKQELPEPVASGGKPRKGKRQGSQAKKSKVSPAPQSPACLETPSAKGQTPSPKRPSKAPEPLRVDSCAEAGEGSQGTQPGPGWASSPKADKEKGSSWQNWPGEAKARPLEQESMQPPGPARPQSLPQGKARSRRSRNKQEKSASSLDDVFLPKDMDGVEMDETDREVEYFKRFCLDSAKQTRQKVAVNWTNFSLKKTTPSTAQ
- the FAM193B gene encoding protein FAM193B isoform X1 → MTRRRSRPSGGAGRRERARAAGPQKPQAPEPPPPPRLEAGAGAGPPEAPAEPYRDGPREEDDPNLAPGPQVPPTSSQSVQTCCLLCHRERKGWEEGPSQNGLVLQGEKLPPDFMPKLVKNLLGEMPLWVCQSCRKSMEEDERQTGREHAVAISLSHTSCKSQSCGGDSHSSSSSSSSSSSSSSSCHGNSGDWDPSSFLSAHKLSGLWNSPHSSGAVPGSSLGSPPSIPGEVFPISEHHRHSDLTAPPNSPTGHHPQPALLIPSHPGSFGSPPHPHLLPTTPAAPFPAQVSECPIAVAAAPHTPGPCQSPHLPSTSMPLLKMPPPFSGCSHPCSGHCSGHCSGPLLPPPSSQQLTSTHSRDPGCKGHKFTHSGLTCQLPQPCEADEGLGEEEDSSSERSSCTSSSTHQRDGKFCDCCYCEFFGHNAPPAAPTSRNYTEIREKLRSRLTRRKEELPMKGGALGGIPGEPAVDHRDVDELLEFINSTEPKVPNSARAAKRARHKLKKKEKEKAQLAAEALKQANRSVSGSRELRPARERLLEWPDRELDRVNSFLSSRLQEIKNTVKDSIRASFSVCELSMNSNGFTKEGAAEPEPQSLAPSNLNGSSEQRPDVNLDLSPLTLGSPQNHMLHAPGEPAPPWAEMRSLHPPWTEVRGPPPGIIPENGLVRRLNTVPNLSRVIWVKTPKPGNPSSEELSVKEVPGCKQELPEPVASGGKPRKGKRQGSQAKKSKVSPAPQSPACLETPSAKGQTPSPKRPSKAPEPLRVDSCAEAGEGSQGTQPGPGWASSPKADKEKGSSWQNWPGEAKARPLEQESMQPPGPARPQSLPQGKARSRRSRNKQEKSASSLDDVFLPKDMDGVEMDETDREVEYFKRFCLDSAKQTRQKVAVNWTNFSLKKTTPSTAQ